A stretch of the Actinoalloteichus fjordicus genome encodes the following:
- a CDS encoding putative PEP-binding protein, which produces MAVTGLQGVGVSAGRAAGPMVRVADPLPPPESGPAPADPAEEAARIRPVAEAVAAELSARAGRADGEPRAVLETTAAMAADPALIASAETLVVQRGLPAPRAVYEAAGTFADDLRALGGYLGERARDVLDVRDRLVAELSGVRPPGVPVLEAPGVLVARDLAPADTADLDPALVLALVTEEGGPTSHTAILARALRIPAVVGCRGALELAEPVGLIVDGDTGLVQVQTGEISVQAVDRAAEPSWTGPGHTSDGDPIPLLANVGSVTDAATAVAAGAEGVGLFRTEFCYLDAETEPTEAAQRAAYAEVLAAFAGLPVVVRTLDAGSDKPLPFLSGSSAEPNPALGVRGLRIGREEVGVLDRQLAAIAGAQADSGASVSVMAPMVATAEEADWFATRARAAGLNRVGVMIEVPAAVLTAQEVFGSVDFVSVGTNDLAQYVFAADRMLGSLAGLNDPWQPALLRLLALLGRAARETGTPVGVCGEAAGDPLLAAVLVGLGATSLSMAAGSLASVGNRLASISRAHCIAAGQAALLGTDPASVRAAVVESISAAFDGAPRHEGDRPAAER; this is translated from the coding sequence ATGGCGGTCACGGGTCTGCAAGGGGTAGGGGTCAGCGCCGGGCGAGCGGCCGGGCCGATGGTGCGGGTGGCCGATCCGCTGCCGCCGCCGGAGTCCGGCCCCGCCCCTGCTGATCCTGCCGAGGAGGCCGCCCGGATCCGCCCCGTCGCCGAGGCGGTGGCGGCCGAGCTGTCCGCCCGCGCAGGCCGGGCCGACGGCGAGCCGAGAGCGGTGCTGGAGACCACGGCGGCCATGGCCGCCGACCCGGCGCTCATCGCCTCGGCGGAGACACTGGTCGTGCAGCGCGGGCTGCCCGCCCCTCGTGCGGTGTACGAGGCGGCAGGCACGTTCGCCGACGACCTGCGTGCGCTGGGCGGCTATCTCGGCGAGCGGGCGCGCGACGTGCTCGACGTCCGAGATCGGCTGGTGGCCGAGCTGTCCGGGGTGCGGCCGCCCGGCGTGCCCGTCCTCGAGGCGCCCGGCGTGCTGGTGGCCCGCGACCTGGCCCCGGCCGACACCGCAGACCTCGATCCCGCGCTGGTCTTGGCGCTGGTCACCGAGGAGGGCGGCCCCACCAGCCACACCGCGATCCTGGCCAGGGCACTGCGCATCCCCGCCGTCGTCGGCTGCCGGGGCGCCCTGGAACTCGCCGAGCCGGTCGGACTGATCGTCGACGGCGACACGGGTCTGGTCCAGGTGCAGACCGGCGAGATCTCGGTGCAGGCGGTCGATCGGGCGGCAGAGCCGTCCTGGACCGGACCGGGGCACACCTCGGACGGCGATCCGATCCCGTTGCTGGCCAACGTCGGCTCCGTGACGGATGCCGCCACTGCCGTCGCGGCAGGCGCGGAGGGCGTCGGCCTGTTCCGCACCGAGTTCTGCTACCTCGACGCGGAGACCGAGCCGACCGAGGCGGCCCAGCGAGCCGCCTACGCGGAGGTGCTGGCGGCGTTCGCAGGCCTGCCCGTGGTGGTCCGCACCCTCGATGCCGGATCGGACAAGCCACTGCCCTTCCTGTCGGGCTCCTCGGCCGAGCCGAACCCGGCTCTCGGCGTGCGCGGCCTGCGGATCGGCCGCGAGGAGGTCGGCGTGCTCGATCGGCAGCTCGCGGCCATCGCGGGCGCCCAGGCCGACTCCGGGGCGTCGGTCTCGGTCATGGCGCCGATGGTGGCCACCGCCGAGGAGGCCGACTGGTTCGCGACGCGGGCGCGGGCGGCGGGCCTGAATCGCGTCGGCGTCATGATCGAGGTTCCTGCCGCGGTGCTGACCGCACAGGAGGTCTTCGGTTCGGTCGACTTCGTCAGCGTGGGGACCAACGATCTGGCGCAGTACGTCTTCGCGGCGGATCGGATGCTGGGCTCGCTGGCCGGGCTCAACGATCCGTGGCAGCCCGCCCTGCTGCGGCTGCTCGCCCTGTTGGGGCGGGCCGCGCGGGAGACCGGCACCCCGGTGGGCGTCTGCGGCGAGGCGGCAGGCGATCCGCTGCTTGCTGCGGTGTTGGTGGGGCTGGGCGCCACCAGCCTCTCCATGGCGGCAGGGTCGTTGGCCTCGGTCGGCAATCGACTGGCGTCGATCAGCAGGGCGCACTGCATCGCGGCAGGGCAGGCGGCGCTCCTCGGGACTGATCCGGCCTCGGTCCGGGCTGCCGTCGTCGAGTCGATCAGCGCAGCGTTCGACGGCGCGCCGAGGCACGAGGGGGATCGGCCCGCGGCAGAGCGCTAA